The DNA region AGCGAACAGGATCACGTCGTACTTCGAATTCAGGTTATTATCCTTGGCGACGTCCTGCGTGCTGATGTAGTCGAAAGGAATTTTCAAGTTGTCGAATGCCAGCCGCCACCAGCCTTCGTCTTGCGTGCCTAACCACGTATGCATCATCGCGATGCGCGCGGCTTTTATCGGATGAGTTTTGACGGACGGCGCCGACTCGACGGCGAGAACCTGCAAACCAAGCTCTGAAGCCGCGCGCTCCAACTCGGGTCCGTTCGCGTTGCGAATGATGAACGAGCCGCGATTGAACTTCTGCCCCCCAGCCTCGAACGTCTCCTCGGCGGCTTCCATGGCAGCTTCCTTAAAGCGGTAGCGCAGCGTCATCAGCGCGTTGTCGGTGTTGTGATTCACAACGTAAACCGAGCCGCTCCCTTTCATCCCGCCCGGCGCTCGCACGTCACCGCTGACCCGCTGCATGGCCGCGTCCAGCACTTTCACATCCGTGACCCGCACAACCTGCACGTTGCCCATCTCACCAAACGTCCACGCGGTGTCGTCGTAGATACTCTTCTGCGGATCGTTCGGGCTCCAGTATTGATGGTCCAACAGCATATCGGCGATGCGGCTGTAAGGCTGGTCCATCCGCACGACGTAGCTGCCAGCCGGAAACTGGCGAGTCTCAGTTGTTGGCTCCGGTTTCTTCTGATCATCTGCCGGCTTCTGGTCCGCGGCCGGCGCGTTCCGATCTCCGCTTGGCGGAGCTTTCTTCTTCTTCTTCACTGTGACTGAAAACGGCGCGGTCGCGCGAGAGATTTCACAGCCCTGAAGCTGAAGCGTCCTCAGCAACTCGGCTTGCCCGCCCGGCCTCGGATCGTCACCAGGAAAAACGTAAGCCGCCGGCCCTTCCGACTTTGGCTTCAAGATCGAGCGCTTACTCTTCAGGTAGAAGTTATGCAGGAAGAGCTTGCTGTTGGCGTTGAAGTACGAAAGCGCCGTCAGCAATCCCGTCTGCTGGTAGTTGTTGTTGTTTCGCTGAGACCATTTCGTCTTCGGTAACGGCGGGTTCTGTTTGTACCAGGTACGCGAATACTCTTGAGGCGACAGGGTGCGCTCGACAGTATCGGCTCCGCCATTGCCGAATGTTTCGTAAAGGCGGCTGATTCCGTTGTGAGTCGCGCCGAAAAACATCAGATAGCCCGGCGACCAGGTGTCGAAGTTCCCGTGAGTGAACACGCCTGGCATCCCGAGCTTAGTCATCTCGGAAACGTTGTTCCATCCCATCAACTGCCACTCGTCGGTGAGGATCGGGTCGAGCCACGCGTTGTAGGGCTCGTCGCCCACGGTGTTGTCATACAGGTAGGGCACCGACTCGTGCAGATCGTGAAGCACCTGGGCCTTCCACGTCATGAAGGTCTTGCCCACATTCTGCGTTAGCTTGAGCGTCATGCCCATCGCGTCCCGGTTGTTGTCGTGAGCGACGTAGTGTCCCCAATAAACCAGCGGCGGCCAGTTCTGGTTCGGGTGCGCGAGGTGCCAGTTGTAAACATCGACCTGCCGATCGCGGCCATCCACTTCGACTACAGGAGTGATGAGGGTGATGACGCCGTCGCGGATCGCTTTGACGTAAGGGCTCTCATCGACTGCCAGCCGATACGCCAGCTCCATCAACGCCGTCGGGGCGCCGGTCTCGGGCGAGTGAATCGTACCGGTGATGTAATAGATCGGCGTTGAAGCCGCGACCAGCCTTTCCCCTTCGGCGTCGTCCATGTTGATCGTGCGAGGATCGGCGAGCTTGGCGAGGCGCGCGCGGTTCTCTTCGAGCTTCGACATGTTGGCTTCCGAGGTGACGGCGACTGCAATCATCTCTCGGCCTTCTTCGGTGGTGCCGATCGAGAAAACCTTCACACGCGGGCTGGCCTTCTCGAGCATGCGCATGTACTGATAGACCTCGTGGGAATAAGGCAGCTTGCCGGGCGCGCCGGCTACGTCGCCGAGCACCGCTTTAGGAGTGGGCACGGTCTTTGACGCCGGGAGGTAATCGACGAGCGGGGAGCTGAAGAACGTCTCGGTGGTGTATTCTCTAATCTTCTTCGTGTATTCCTCGTCGATGGGTTGATTCGGATCGCGCCCGGGTTTAGCCGAAGTAGCAGTCGCAGCTCCCGCCTTTTGTTGCGGGCTGCTAGCGGTCACGGTCGCGCTCAGAATCATGGCAACTAAGATTGTCAGCACAATAAAGCTGGTCGTAATAAGCCGTTTCATGTTTGGGTCCTCTCGGCGATGATGTGGTGCAGTGGGCTTCCACTGTAGGGGCGCATCGTAGCAAAGCGAGCTTGCTAACGGCAAGGTGCACCGGGGTTTGCACTTTGGACCGCGCCGCCCTCAATCAAGAGCTCGGACGGACGTGTCATCTGCGGCGCTTTGGCTCTGTGCATACCCTTGAGTTCGACAACGCTCTAATTGCTACCTTTCCCGTCAAGACCTTTCCCATCGAGAGCGGCCGATTTTTCCTTTGAAGCCAAAGTTGATCGGCATATAATCCCGCTGCTTCTGATCACCCATTGAAAGGCGCCTGGCACCAAATGACAGACGGCCCGCACCCGCTCGCCTCTGATAAGTCTCCAGATCCACCAACACCGGTAAAGGCTCGCGTTTCGCTGTTCGCGTGGACGGGTGAAGTCACTCGCTATCAGTGGATGGTGTTGCTGGTCGCCTGGCTCGGCTGGGTTTTTGACAGCATGGACGGAACGCTGTTCTCTCTGGTTCAAAAGCCGTCGATGACCGAGCTGATGGGTCCGGGGACAACCGACGCGGCGATCGGTTTCTATAGCAGCGTCGTCTTTTCGGTGATGCTGCTGGGCTGGGCGATGGGAGGAATCAGCTTCGGAATAATCGCCGACTACATTGGACGCACCAAAGCGCTCGCGATAACAATACTGATTTACTCGCTGTTCACCGGGTTGTCGGCAGCCGCGCAAAGTTGGGAGCAGTTGGCGGCCTGCCGCTTCATCACCGGCCTCGGCCTTGGCGGCGAATGGGCTGCTGGAGCCGCTTTGGTGGCCGAGGTGTGGCCCGATCGCCTTCGCGCAAAAGCCGGCGCGATGCTGCAATCGGCCGCTGCGTTTGGTTATTTCTTCGCGGCATTGATCACTCGCGCGGTCGACGCCGGGTCGTGGCGATACGTTTACCTTGTTGGAGCCGTTCCGGCGATCTTCGTGTTGTTCATTCGGTTGATGGTCAAAGAACCTGAGCGTTGGGTCGAGGTCCGAGATCAACGCAGGCTCGCCAAAGTTGAAGGACGGCACAAGGCGACAGAGCTTGACGCATTCACGCTGAAGCAACTGTTCAGCCCTAAGCTTCGCCGCGACACTCTCGTCGCTTCAGCGCTCGCGTTCACCGTGCTGCTGGCGTTGTGGGGCGCGACGATGTGGATACCGTCAGTTATCCGAGAGACCGGCGCTCGAGAGGGGCTCAGCACCGCCGATCAGAACAGGTACGCCACCTACGCGGTGATGCTGCTCAACGGCGGCTCGCTGTTCGGCTATCTCGGATTCGGGCCGCTGGCTGATCGCTTCGGCAGGCGCGCGGCATTCTTGTTTTTCTTCATCGGGGGCGTGATTCTGTTTCCAGTGACGTTCTTGATGACGACCGGCATCACACAGATTTTCGTCTTGCTCCCGCTGGTAGGCGTCTTTACGCTGGGCATCACCAGCGGCTTCCCGATTTATCTTCCGGAGCTGTTTCCAACTCGCGTACGAACGACCGGGGTAGGATTCTGCTACAATCTCGGCCGAATCGTGACGGCGGGCGGCGTGCTCATCACCGGCGCGCTGGTTGGGTTTTTCGGGTCTTACGCAAAAGCGGCGAGCGCGGTGAGTCTGATCTACATACTTGGCATCTTCATTCTTATCTTTGCGCGCGAAACGCGCGGCGAGCGACTGGCTTAGAAGCAGGACGACCTGGGAGCGCAGGCATCCCTGCCTGCGTCCCCGCTTGCTGAGAAAACCCCTGGAAAAAGAGCACGCAGGGATGCCTGCGCTCCCAGGAAGTAACGATGGAGGTTGAAGCTATGAATCGCACCCGATTGACTATCACCCTCGCAGCTTGTGTTCTGGCGGCTTCCGTCTGCGCGTCCTCTCACGCACAAACGATCACCGCCACGCTTGAAGGACGTGCAATCGACAGTTCCGGCGCGGCCGTGACGGGAGCGAATGTTACCGCGGCCAGTTCAAGCACCGGGCTATCGAGATCGGCCCTCACATCCGACAGCGGCGAATACCGCATATCGCTGCTTCCAGTCGGCGAGTACACGGTCACTGTTGAGCGCCAGGGATTCCGTCGTGACTCGAGGAAAGTCACCCTGGTGATCGGTCAGACCGCGACTTTGGATTTTGCTTTGCAAGCCGGCGGTGTCGCCGAGCAAGTGAACGTCGAAGCCGCCGATACCATCGCCGAGCCCACGCGCACCGAGGTCAGTTCCGTGATCAGCCAGCGACAGATCGTAAGCTTGCCGGTAAACGGGCGACAGTTCATCGACTTCGTGTTGCTCGCGCCAGGTGTGACCATCGGCGATACCACCTCGGGTAGCACCGACGTCATCGTTGAACCGGTCACAAAGATTTCCTTCGCCGGCCAAAACATTCATTACAATTTCGTCGCGATCGACGGAGCCGACAACATATCGACCGCATCGGGGATTCAGAAGACGACGCCGTCACAGGACGCGGTGCAGGAGTTCCGTGTCGTAAACACGGTCTACAGCGCCGAGTTCGGCCGCGCGGTCGGCGGCATCATCAACATCATCACCAAGGGCGGGACAAATGAAATACACGGCTCGATGTACGAGTACTTCCGCAACGACGCGCTTGACGCAAAAAGCATCCTCGCTTCACCAGGGTTGAACAAGCTTCATCAGAATCAGTACGGCGGTGCGATGGGCGGGCCGTTGAAGAAGGACCGGACGTTCCTTTTCCTCAACTTCGAGGCGCAGCGCCGGAGTGAATCGCCGTTTTACAACTCCACCGTGCTTGCGAACATCGGCGCCATCAATCAGGCCAAAGTCACCCGCTACGCATTGCCGGCGGAAAACCTCGACGTGCTGCGTGACTCGAATTCGGATAATTTTCTGTTCAAGCTCGATCACAACCTGAGCAAACGGCACACGTTGACCGGCCGCTATTTCTTCAACGACGCGCGCTACACTAACGTCTCTCCGTTGAACGACGGCTTCGATTTGCCGTCCGGGTTCAAGAACAATTTCCTGCGCGATCAATCAGTCGTGGGGAACTTGATGTCGACGTTTACACCCAACCTGTTCAACGAGCTTCGCACCCAGTTCGCGCATCGCTCGTTTGATTTTCCGACCGTGAGCACCCAGCCTCATCTCGAGGTCGCTAACACGTTTGCCATCGGAGTCAATCGCGGGAATCCCGACTTTTACAAAGAGAGCCGGTTCGAGATTGTCGACAACGTGACTCTGACACGCGGACGCCACACGATCGGATTTGGCGGCAACTACAACTTCGTGCGGACAACCGAATCGTTTCCTCTGTTCTACCCGTTTGAAGCCACCTTCGCATCCTTGCCCGACCTGCTCAACGGCGATCCGTTCGTAATTTTCTTCCAGCGATTCCGCGCGCCGAATTTCGATGAGCCGACGCTGGACACGTCGGCGTATCTCAACAACCGGATTCCCGCAGCGGTGCGCAATCAAGCGAAGGGAGTGTTGGATCACACCTACGATGGGTTCTTTATTCAAGACAAGATTCACATCGGCAGCCGCCTGACTGCGAACCTCGGACTGCGCTATGAGTTCGAAACCTGGCCGAAGGAGGCGCTCGACAAGGATCTGAACAACGTCGACCCGCGCGCGGGATTCGCCTTCAACGCGGCCACGAAATGGAACCTGGTGATTCGAGGCGGCGCCGGCATTTTTCACGGCACGATTCCCTCTCCGCTGCTGGCGTGCCAGATTCCTTCTTGCGGGGGCCCCAAGAAATATCCGGGGCGCGAGAACAAGGAAGACGATCTGAATTCGACGACCGGGCTGTTTGCCTTCGGCGCTGATCCGGCCACTATGCATACGGCGCTCGCCGCCTTGATTGGTCCCGGCGTTAAGACCGGTGTGTATCCCCGGTTCGCGCCCGGCCCGGGAGGCGACGCGCAGAAGGCGACCATCGTTCGATTCGCAAGAGATCATCAAGCGCCGTATGGAATTCAGATGAGTCTTGGTTTCGAGATTCAGCCGGCGCAGGGCACGGCGTTCAGCGCTACATATCTACGCGTTCGAGGCGTTCACCTCGGCAGCTTCTTCAACGTCAATCAGCCCGACCCGAGCGGAACCACGGAAGCCGGCACGCCGGATTATGCCGCGCTGCGGCCTGTTTCGTTTTGCCGTCCATGCCTGCTGAATCGACGAGTCGCGGTTCCCGGGTTCCGCAATCCGGAATTTGGCGTTTTCTTTGAAGCGGACTCGCGGTGGAACTCAACCTACGATGGACTGCTGATCAGCATGAGTCAGCGCGTCAAGAAGGCAGTGAACTTTGGGATCAGCTACACCTTTTCCAAGGCCATCGACGACGGGCCGAATCCGAGTTTTGTGTTGATCCCGGTCAACTCGGCGCGCATCGATCTAGAGCGGGCATTGTCTTCCGATGATGCCCGGCATCGCTTCATCGCGAATGCCACGCTGAGTACACCGGGCGACGCAAATGCGCTGGTGCGTGATTTCCAGTTGAGCTTCATCGTGACGCTCCAGTCCCCGCATCGCTTCACCAAGTTCGCCGGGTTCGATGCCAACGGGGACGTGTTCGGGGTGAATGACCGGGTCGGTCTCGACGGCAGAAACACATTCGAGGGTGACCACCTGCAGACCGTGGACGTGCGGCTATCGCGTTCATTCACGATTCGCGAGAAGAAGAAACTGGAGCTGCTCGCTGAAGCATTTAACCTGCTCAACACGCTGAACGTCAGGTTCTTCAACACGGTCTACGGCGACTCGATCTTTCATCCGGCGAACAGCACGATCAACGACCCGCTGCTCGGACCGATTCCGACCTTCGGCGAGGGAGCGCTCAACCCGGCGTACGGAAACCCGCGAGCGATCTTCAACCCGCGGCAGATTCAGTTCGCGGCGAGGTTTACTTTCTGAGCGGGAGGAGTTGAACCACAAAGGCACACATGAGCTTTGGCCTGTACTATGCTTTTTTCGTCGAGCACCAGGCTCTCGGGAAAATCGGCAGCTCGCTTGCCACAGGTTTCGCGCACGGTGCGAGCGGCGACTTGATCGCTGCGCACGCGTCGCTTCAAACTTACGCGGACACACAATTCGACTATGTTCGCTCGGTCGATGTACATTCGCATTGGATAGGCCTGGCGATGCTGTTAATCGTCTTCGGTGTCGCCTTCGACCGCGTAGGCTTTACGGAAGGCCGTCGAGTGCTGTTAGCGTGGTTGCTGGTCGCCGGATCGGTGACCTTTCCGCTTGGCGTCATATTGCAGACGCTGGATCGAGGTATCATACCGCAGGCAGTCGCTGCAATTGGGGCAGGCCTGGTCATCATCGCGCTTGGAGCCGTAGCGCTGGGCTTTGCGCGTTCAGAGAGGGACTGATGAAAAAGAGAATTGTCTTAATTGTCGTCGCGGTGCTTGCAGTTGCTTGCTTACCCGTTGCGGCGCTCGCCCAACAGGACACAAAGAAAGCGACCACGTCCCTGATCAGCTCTCTCAGGGCAGTCCGTGTGATCGAGCTCAATTTTGTCTGGGATCGCAACTCGCCGCTGCTGGGTCTGAATCCGCCGTTCACAATCGGACTACAGACAAGCCATAAGCAAACGAGCGGCATGATTCCCGGGGGAATCGCGTTCGCCGCCGACATGATGTTTTTTAGCGGGCAACACGGTTCGCCTAACATCGACGCGCTCGGTCACATCTCGAACAACATGAAATTGTTCGGCGGCGCGGATGCCGCCGCCAGTGAAGGCGCAACAGGACTGCTCACCCTGGGGATCGAAGCCTATCCGAAGGAGCGCTTCATCAATCGCGCCGTGCTGCTCGACGTCGCCCGCTTCAAGAACATGGACGCGCTCGCGGCGGCGTATGAAATCACCGCCGAAGACCTCGAGGCTACCGCGAAAGCCGAAGGCGTCGAAATTCAACCGGGAGATTCGGTATTGATAAGGACCGGGTACGGCAGGTTCTTCGAGGCGGACCGCGCGAAATACTCGGGGTTGAGACCGGGGCCTGGTGAAAGCGCGGCTCGCTGGCTCGCGGGCAAGAAGATTTTTTTGACCGGCGACGATCAGATGAGCTACGAGGTGGTTCCTCAGAAGGGCACGATCTTCCCCTGCCACCGTATTCTGATCGCTGACAACGGAATCTATCTGGTCGAGAACTTAAACCTCGAAGAGCTCTCAAATGTGCTGGCCGAACGAAAGGTCTACGAATTCGCTCTTATTCTAAATCCGCCTCGATTGCGAGGAGCGACAGGCGCGGCGGCCAATGCATTCGCTATAATACCTCAGTGAAGAAAAGGAAAAAGGAAAAAGGTAAAAGGCAAAAGGCAGAATCCGGCGCTTCACTTTTTCATCTTACCTTTTGCCTTTTACCTTCCCTGGCATCGCTCTCACCCGGAAGGATCGGATCAAGGGAATAATGAAAATAACCATCATCGGTGGCGGGCCATCGGGCCTTTATTTTGCAATCCTGATGAAGAAGCTGGACCGGGCGCACGAGATCACCATCCTCGAACGCGACGGCCCAAATGATACTTTCGGCTGGGGCATAGTCTTTTCGGATCAGACGTTCTCTTACCTCAAGGACAATGACAAGAAGTCCTTTGCAGCGATCACCAAGGCCTGTCAGCGATGGGACAACGTAGACGTCGTTCACAAAAACCAGAAAGTCACCATTCGCGGAAACAACTTCTCAGGAATCGAGCGCCTCGCCTTTCTAAACATCTTGCACAAGCGATGCCTCGACCTCGGCGTCGATCTTCGATTCAACACTGACGCGACGGACCTCAACGAGCTCGCGCCTTTCGATCTGCTGGTCGGGGCGGATGGAGCAAACAGCTTCGTCAGGGGAGCTTTCAGCGCGTTTCAACCGTCGGTTGATCTGAGAAAGAACCGGTACATCTGGCTTGGCACTCATCAGTTGTTTCATGGCCTGACGCTGACCTTTCGCCAGCACGAAGCCGGGCTGTTCATCGCGCATGCATACAAGTTCAACGACACGACCAGCACGTTCATCGTCGAGTGCGGCGAAGCTACATGGCGGAACGCTCGGTTCGACTGGCAGTCAGACCCGGAAACTTGTGAATACCTTGCCGAGGTATTCAAGCCCGATCTGGGCGGGCACCCCCTGCTGTCCAACAACTTTGTCCGTTGGCTCAACTTTCCATTAGTGAAGAACAAACAATGGCACCATAAGAACATCGTGCTGCTCGGGGACGCGCTTCACACGGTGCATTTCTCGATCGGGTCGGGCACAAAGCTGGCGGTCGAGGATTCGATTGCGCTGGCGAAATGCTTCAAAGCGGGGAAGGATGTCGAACGAACCCTCGCCGAGTTTCAAAGAGTCAGGAAGCCGATCGTCGACGAGTATCAAGACGCCGCTTATTCGAGCCTGCTCTCCTTTGAAACTGCCGAGAAAGAAATGCACCTCGATCCGATTCCTCTCGCTTACAAGCTGATGACTCGAAGCAAGAAGATCGACTACGAAAAGTTGAAGCAACGTGACCCCGAGTTCATCGCGGCCTACGACAACTGGAGAGCAGAAGGCCGAGGTCAGAAGTCAGAAGTCAGAAATCAGAGGTCAGAAGTCAGAGGTCAGAAGTCAGAAGTCAGAAGCCAGAAGGCAGAAGGCAGAAGGCAGAAGGCAGAAGCCGGAAGGCAGAAGGCAGAAGGCAGAAGGCAGAAGGCAGAGATCAAAGGTCAGAAGTCAGAGGTCAAAGGTCAGAGGTCAGAAGTCAGAGGTCAGAAGTCAGTAGCTAGAAATCGCAAGCAATGATGGCGAGTAATTGCTGTCAGACGACCGCCTAAAAGCTAGTGCTGAAAACTTGACTTCTGCTTTCTGCCTTCTGCCTTCTGCCTTCTGCCTTCCGCCTTCTGCCTTCCGACTTCTGACCTCTGACTTCTGACCTCTAGCAGCCATGTGGCACCCTAAGAATCCAGTAAAGCACCCGATTCTTCCCGCTCGCTGGCCCTCTGAGGACCAAGCGGCTCGGTCTCGGCTCTTCTCTCCGATCGCGGTGGGATCGGTCGCGCTCGAAAGCCGCACATGGGTCCCGGCAATGGTCCCCTGGCGAGCCACTGAAGACGGATTCGTCACTCCAAACATCATCGAGTGGTACGGAAGGTTCGCAGCCGGGCGTCCCGGCGCGATCGTCGTTGAAGCTACGGGAATTCGCGACATCGCCAGCGGTCCCCTTCTTCGAATCGGGCACGACCGTTTCATTCCGGGCTTGCGCGAATTGGTTCAAACTGTCAGGCGCGAAAGCGGCGGGCACACGCGGCTGTTCATTCAGATAATCGACTTCCTGGCAGTCAAGCGCCGTCCGGCTAGAGACACGTACTTCGCCCGCTTCTTTAAAATGAACCAACATCATCGGGTAGCGCTCGCTGAAGCGACCCGCGATATGCACTGGCTCGAAGCCAGCGAAGGGGACATTCGCGCTTATCTGAATACCGCGACTGATGAGTTGCTGGAGCAGGTGCTTGACGAGCGTGAGCTTGAATCGCTGCGTTACGGCTATCGCGAGCGAGTCACCGATGTGGACTTGCCTCACATCCGCGACTTGCCCCGGGCGCTGCCCCAGATCTTCGCAGCGGCTGCCGGCCGCGCGCGCGCGGCCGGCTTCGATGGAGTCGAGCTCCATTACGCGCACGCGTACACGATGGCGTCCTTCTTGAGCGCGAAGAACGATCGCCTCGACGGTTACGGCGGTCTTCGAGAGAATCGGGTTCGGCTCCCGCTTGAGGTCTATCGCGCCGTGCGTGAGCGAGTCGGAGGCGACTATACGGTGGGTGTTAGATTCCTCGGCGACGAAGCAATCGAAAATGGCAGTCACCTTGAAGATGCTGTGTACTTCGGCGTCGAATTCGCGCGTGCGGGCTTCGATTACCTCTCGGTGTCAAAGGGCGGGAAGTTTGACGATGCAAAGCAGCCGAAGATCGGACAGGCGGTTTACCCGTACACCGGGCGCAGCGGCTATGAGTGCATGCCGACGGTGCTCTCAGACGAGCAGGGTCCATTCGGGCGCAATGTGCCGCTCGCGGCGGCGATCAAGCGAGCAGTGAATGAAGCGGGCTTGACGACCCCGGTCGTGACCTCGGGCGGAATTGCGACTTTCGAGCAAGCTGAAGCTATTCTTGGCGACGGTGAAGCTGATATCATAGCCGCCGCGCGGCAATCGCTCGCGGACCCGGATTGGTTCTTGAAGATTCGCCTGGGGCGGGGAGACGAGATTCGGCGTTGCGTGTTCACCAACTACTGTGAAGGGCTGGATCAGATGCACAAGCAGGTGACGTGCAAGCTGTGGGATCGAGTGAATCGGGATGAGCCGGAAATCTCGATGAGCGATGATGGCCGCCGTCGATTGATTCCGCCGCGATGATTCGCCTTTGCGTGCTTTGCGACTTGGCTTCTTTGCGTTGAACTTTCAAACGCAAAGCCGCGAGAACGCAAAGCTGATTACGAATTAAGACAAGGACTGACGCAGGATGATGTATTGGCGCGAAATATCGGTCAACTGGGGCGAGTCGGACCCGTTTGGTCTGGTCTATTATCCGCGAATGCTCGCGTGGTTCAACGACACCGAGCACGAGCTGTTTAGAACGCTCGGCTACCCGATCGACAAAATGATCCAGAACGATCGCACGACGTTCGTGATGGGTGAGATTCATTTTCGGTTCATCGGACCGGCGGCTTACGGAGATCGTGTGACGCTCAAGCTCGTGCTCAAGGAGATGAGAGAGCGGACCCTGCATTGGGAGTGCAGCGCCAAGCTCACTTTGACCGGCGCGCCCGTAACCGAAGGCACGGCGACCCGCGTATACGCGCGCATCAACGAAGACGGCACGCTCAAGTCCACGCCCATACCGGAGGAAATGCGTCGCGCGCTAACCTCGGCTGGCGTGGTCACTTCCTTCACCCCGAAGGGCGGGAGCAAGTGAGCGCGGGAGAATCGCCGCTGATCTGTGTCGATCTGCGAACCGAAGGCCGCGACAATCAGCGGTGAATTACTTATGGCAAACTGGGACAAAGAAGAACTCGAGCTCAAGAAGAGTCACGGGTGGAGACACAAGCCCGGCAAGCGAATCTTCGTAGCGGATCGCGGCGCCCTGCGCCTGGAATTCCCGGAAGACTGGGTGGTCATTCCGGACGATGACTCGATCAAGTTTTACGACAAACAACCTCCGGATGACGATTGCTGTATGGCCGTCTCGTACATGCGGCTGCCGCCTGTTGACTTGAGCGGTTTGCCCGTTTCGGAAATGCTCAAGGTGGCGATGGAGGGCGATACGCGGCCAATCTATTCGAGAAGTGAGACCCATCAAGTGAAGCACGAGGATCTGGAACTCGTGTGGGTAGAGCTTTCCTTCATCGATCCGGCACAGCAGCGGGATTGCCGATCGCGCATGTGCCTCGGCCGTGGGTCTGGGATTCAGCCGCTGATCACAATGGAATTCTGGGAAGATGATCGAGCACGTTGCGCGCCGGTCTGGGACGACGTTTTGGCAAGCCTTCAACTCGGCGTGTGCATCGAAGACCCCACACGAGGACCGGTTGTGCAGTGAGATGTACCGCAGGTTGTCTAACCTGCGATTAGAGCGGCAATGGATGTACCGTAGGTTGTCTAACCTGCGGCAGGAAGCCAAAACTACACCGCAGGTTAGACAACCTACGGTACATCGGAGCTGAATGGCACAGACATGGCCACAAATCGCGCTGCCTGACTACCCCAATGAAATTCACGCGGACCCTGGAGACCTTCCATTCAACCAGGAACAATTGCTGAAGATGTATTCCGCCATGCGGCTCGCGCGAACGTTTGAAGAAAAACTCGCCGCGCTCTATCGACAGGGGAAGATTTTCGGCGCCGTTTATCTGGGCATGGGTCAGGAAGCGACTTCTGTTGGAAGCGCCAGCTTGCTTCAAGACGGCGATTTGTTTTCAACCGTCGCGCGCAACCTCTCAGCCTGGTTCTATCGAGGAGTCAAACCCGAGCACGTTATGGCTCGCTGGTTTGGGAAGGACCAGCCGCCTTCAAACGGCCGCGAGCTTGGATTGTTCCTGGCTGACTTGAAAGAGTACCGGATCTTTCCTTATCACAACGGCTCGATGGCCTCGTGGATACCGGCAGGCGCGGGCTACGCGCTCGCGTTCAAGATGCGACGGCAACCAAACGTCTGCCTTTGTTTCACCGGCGACGGTGCGACCAGCCCGGGAGACTTTTATGAGGGCGTGAACTTCGCTTCGATTCACAAGCTGCCACTGGTGATAATCTGCGAGGTGAATCAGTTCGCTTACTCGACGGTTTGTGAAAAGCAGATGCCGGTGAAAAACGTTGCGGATCGCGCGTCCGCTTTCAACATCTACGCCGAGACTGCTTTTGGCAATGACCTGTTCACAGTGATCGCCGCAGCGCGACGCGGTATCGAGCACGCGAGAAGCGGCAACGGCCCTGCGCTGATCGAGTTTAAAACGTTTCGAAGGCGTGGCCAC from Acidobacteriota bacterium includes:
- a CDS encoding carboxypeptidase regulatory-like domain-containing protein gives rise to the protein MNRTRLTITLAACVLAASVCASSHAQTITATLEGRAIDSSGAAVTGANVTAASSSTGLSRSALTSDSGEYRISLLPVGEYTVTVERQGFRRDSRKVTLVIGQTATLDFALQAGGVAEQVNVEAADTIAEPTRTEVSSVISQRQIVSLPVNGRQFIDFVLLAPGVTIGDTTSGSTDVIVEPVTKISFAGQNIHYNFVAIDGADNISTASGIQKTTPSQDAVQEFRVVNTVYSAEFGRAVGGIINIITKGGTNEIHGSMYEYFRNDALDAKSILASPGLNKLHQNQYGGAMGGPLKKDRTFLFLNFEAQRRSESPFYNSTVLANIGAINQAKVTRYALPAENLDVLRDSNSDNFLFKLDHNLSKRHTLTGRYFFNDARYTNVSPLNDGFDLPSGFKNNFLRDQSVVGNLMSTFTPNLFNELRTQFAHRSFDFPTVSTQPHLEVANTFAIGVNRGNPDFYKESRFEIVDNVTLTRGRHTIGFGGNYNFVRTTESFPLFYPFEATFASLPDLLNGDPFVIFFQRFRAPNFDEPTLDTSAYLNNRIPAAVRNQAKGVLDHTYDGFFIQDKIHIGSRLTANLGLRYEFETWPKEALDKDLNNVDPRAGFAFNAATKWNLVIRGGAGIFHGTIPSPLLACQIPSCGGPKKYPGRENKEDDLNSTTGLFAFGADPATMHTALAALIGPGVKTGVYPRFAPGPGGDAQKATIVRFARDHQAPYGIQMSLGFEIQPAQGTAFSATYLRVRGVHLGSFFNVNQPDPSGTTEAGTPDYAALRPVSFCRPCLLNRRVAVPGFRNPEFGVFFEADSRWNSTYDGLLISMSQRVKKAVNFGISYTFSKAIDDGPNPSFVLIPVNSARIDLERALSSDDARHRFIANATLSTPGDANALVRDFQLSFIVTLQSPHRFTKFAGFDANGDVFGVNDRVGLDGRNTFEGDHLQTVDVRLSRSFTIREKKKLELLAEAFNLLNTLNVRFFNTVYGDSIFHPANSTINDPLLGPIPTFGEGALNPAYGNPRAIFNPRQIQFAARFTF
- a CDS encoding cyclase family protein, translated to MKKRIVLIVVAVLAVACLPVAALAQQDTKKATTSLISSLRAVRVIELNFVWDRNSPLLGLNPPFTIGLQTSHKQTSGMIPGGIAFAADMMFFSGQHGSPNIDALGHISNNMKLFGGADAAASEGATGLLTLGIEAYPKERFINRAVLLDVARFKNMDALAAAYEITAEDLEATAKAEGVEIQPGDSVLIRTGYGRFFEADRAKYSGLRPGPGESAARWLAGKKIFLTGDDQMSYEVVPQKGTIFPCHRILIADNGIYLVENLNLEELSNVLAERKVYEFALILNPPRLRGATGAAANAFAIIPQ
- a CDS encoding FAD-dependent monooxygenase, producing MKITIIGGGPSGLYFAILMKKLDRAHEITILERDGPNDTFGWGIVFSDQTFSYLKDNDKKSFAAITKACQRWDNVDVVHKNQKVTIRGNNFSGIERLAFLNILHKRCLDLGVDLRFNTDATDLNELAPFDLLVGADGANSFVRGAFSAFQPSVDLRKNRYIWLGTHQLFHGLTLTFRQHEAGLFIAHAYKFNDTTSTFIVECGEATWRNARFDWQSDPETCEYLAEVFKPDLGGHPLLSNNFVRWLNFPLVKNKQWHHKNIVLLGDALHTVHFSIGSGTKLAVEDSIALAKCFKAGKDVERTLAEFQRVRKPIVDEYQDAAYSSLLSFETAEKEMHLDPIPLAYKLMTRSKKIDYEKLKQRDPEFIAAYDNWRAEGRGQKSEVRNQRSEVRGQKSEVRSQKAEGRRQKAEAGRQKAEGRRQKAEIKGQKSEVKGQRSEVRGQKSVARNRKQ
- a CDS encoding NADH:flavin oxidoreductase produces the protein MVPWRATEDGFVTPNIIEWYGRFAAGRPGAIVVEATGIRDIASGPLLRIGHDRFIPGLRELVQTVRRESGGHTRLFIQIIDFLAVKRRPARDTYFARFFKMNQHHRVALAEATRDMHWLEASEGDIRAYLNTATDELLEQVLDERELESLRYGYRERVTDVDLPHIRDLPRALPQIFAAAAGRARAAGFDGVELHYAHAYTMASFLSAKNDRLDGYGGLRENRVRLPLEVYRAVRERVGGDYTVGVRFLGDEAIENGSHLEDAVYFGVEFARAGFDYLSVSKGGKFDDAKQPKIGQAVYPYTGRSGYECMPTVLSDEQGPFGRNVPLAAAIKRAVNEAGLTTPVVTSGGIATFEQAEAILGDGEADIIAAARQSLADPDWFLKIRLGRGDEIRRCVFTNYCEGLDQMHKQVTCKLWDRVNRDEPEISMSDDGRRRLIPPR